From one Amphiura filiformis chromosome 13, Afil_fr2py, whole genome shotgun sequence genomic stretch:
- the LOC140167997 gene encoding uncharacterized protein: MAESLQGHTKWEVRPHKCKYCKRFFHDVRQYLRHRRRHEQQIHRYWYNCKKKLFPEDPAQIRKPERPYKGQYCNEDFKYFGDCTIHEQAHKRPYKCQYCNEDFEYFGDCTVHEQTHITCTKKPYRCQYCKKSFSRSGYLKNHERIHINKCQYCKKGFKTSSALKNHERIHSNEKPYKCQYCKKGFKTSWSRKIHERTHTNQTPYRCQYCKKGFAQSSSLKNHERIHSNENKPYKCQYCRSGFSRSKSLNRHERTHSNWSPYKCQYCKKGFSRSTDLKIHELIHSNENKPYKCQYCRRVFSRSVGLNVHEQTHSNEKPYKCQYCRKGFTRSNNLKTHEHFHTNEKPYECQYCKKGFKISQDRKTHERTHTKEKPYKCQYCKKGFNTLCDRKRHERTHTKEKPYICKHCDKGFKGSFVCWH; this comes from the coding sequence ATGGCAGAGTCTCTCCAAGGACACACAAAATGGGAAGTGAGGCCTCACAAGTGTAAATATTGCAAACGATTTTTCCATGATGTTAGACAATATCTCCGTCACCGCCGTCGTCATGAGCAGCAGATTCATCGTTACTGGTATAACTGCAAGAAGAAACTGTTTCCAGAGGATCCAGCCCAAATAAGGAAACCAGAGAGGCCTTACAAAGGCCAATACTGCAATGAAGACTTTAAATATTTTGGAGACTGCACCATACATGAACAGGCTCATAAGAGGCCAtataaatgccaatattgcaaTGAAGACTTTGAATATTTTGGAGACTGTACCGTACATGAACAGACTCATATAACATGTACAAAGAAGCCTTACAGatgccaatattgcaagaaaagCTTCTCACGATCTGGATACTTAAAAAATCATGAACGAATTCACATCAACAAATGTCAATATTGCAAAAAAGGCTTCAAAACATCTAGTGCCCTAAAAAATCATGAACGaattcatagcaatgagaagccttaTAAATGTCAATATTGCAAAAAAGGCTTCAAAACATCATGGAGTAGGAAAATACATGAAAGAACACACACCAATCAGACGCCTTACAGatgccaatattgcaagaaaGGCTTTGCACAATCTAGCAGCTTAAAAAATCATGAACGAATTCATAGCAATGAGAACAAGCCTTACAAATGTCAATATTGCAGGAGTGGCTTTTCACGATCTAAAAGCTTAAATAGACATGAACGAACTCATAGCAATTGGAGTCCGTACaaatgccaatattgcaagaaaGGCTTCTCACGATCTACCGACTTAAAAATTCATGAACTTATTCATAGCAATGAGAACAAGCCTTACAAATGTCAATATTGCAGGAGAGTCTTCTCACGATCTGTTGGTTTAAATGTACATGAACAAActcatagcaatgagaagccgTACAAATGCCAATATTGCAGGAAAGGCTTCACAAGATCTAACAACTTAAAAACTCATGAACATTTTCACACCAATGAGAAGCCTTATGAATGCCAATATTGCAAAAAAGGCTTCAAAATATCACAGGATAGGAAAACACATGAaagaacacacaccaaagagaagccttataaatgccaatattgcaagaaaGGCTTCAACACATTGTGTGATAGGAAAAGACATGAaagaacacacaccaaagagaagccttatataTGTAAACACTGTGATAAAGGCTTCAAGGGGAGTTTTGTCTGCTGGCATTAA